A stretch of Prunus dulcis chromosome 6, ALMONDv2, whole genome shotgun sequence DNA encodes these proteins:
- the LOC117631478 gene encoding WD repeat-containing protein VIP3 codes for MKLAGLKSIEDAHEESVWAVTWVPSTETRPALLLTGSLDETVRLWQPDELVNRGKMTGHCLGVASVAAHPSGHIAASASLDSFVRVFDVDSNNTIASLEAPPSEVWQLRFNPQGTMLAVAGGGSASVKIWDTTTWNLFATLSIPRPEGTKPTDKSSSKKFVLSVAWSPDGRRIACGSMDGTVSVFDADRGKFLHHLEGHFMPVRSLVFSPVEPRLLFTGSDDTHVHMYDAEGKTLVGAMSGHASWVLSVDVSTDGAALATGSSDRTVRLWDINMRGAVQTMSNHTDQVWGVAFRPGGMPGRLASVSDDKSISLYDYS; via the exons ATGAAGCTCGCAGGGTTGAAATCAATCGAGGACGCGCACGAGGAGTCAGTATGGGCGGTGACATGGGTCCCGTCAACCGAGACCCGACCTGCTTTGTTGTTAACCGGATCACTGGACGAGACTGTGAGGCTGTGGCAGCCAGACGAGCTAGTCAACCGGGGCAAAATGACCGGCCACTGCCTCGGTGTCGCTTCTGTGGCAGCTCACCCCTCTGGCCATATTGCCGCCTCGGCTTCACTCGACAGCTTTGTTAGGGTTTTCGATGTCGACTCCAACAACACCATCGCTAGTCTCGAAGCCCCGCCCTCTGAAGTCTGGCAATTACGCTTCAATCCTCAG GGTACCATGCTAGCTGTGGCGGGTGGGGGAAGTGCATCAGTCAAAATTTGGGACACCACCACATGGAATCTGTTTGCCACATTGTCAATTCCTCGCCCAGAAGGAACCAAGCCCACGGATAAAAGCAGCAGCAAGAAGTTTGTGCTATCAGTTGCCTGGAGTCCTGATGGTAGACGCATAGCTTGTGGCTCGATGGATGGAActgtttctgtttttgacGCGGATCGTGGCAAGTTCCTGCACCATCTGGAAGGCCACTTCATGCCCGTGAGGTCTCTTGTGTTTTCTCCAGTTGAGCCACGGTTACTTTTCACGGGCTCAGATGACACCCATGTGCACATGTATGATGCTGAGGGGAAAACATTGGTTGGGGCCATGTCAGGACATGCGAGCTGGGTTCTGAGTGTGGATGTGAGCACAGATGGGGCGGCTCTTGCAACGGGCTCAAGTGATAGAACTGTGAGGCTGTGGGATATCAACATGAGGGGAGCTGTGCAGACAATGAGCAACCACACTGACCAAGTTTGGGGAGTGGCCTTTCGACCAGGAGGAATGCCTGGTAGACTTGCTAGTGTGTCAGATGACAAGAGCATATCGTTATATGACTACTCTTGA